One window of Rhizobium leguminosarum genomic DNA carries:
- the folD gene encoding bifunctional methylenetetrahydrofolate dehydrogenase/methenyltetrahydrofolate cyclohydrolase FolD gives MATVIDGKNVAASVIQTVKSATAALEKSSGVTAGLAVVIVGDDPASHAYVGSKGRMAKECGFKSVQHTLPAETSQEELAALVATLNADPSIHGILVQLPLPKPLDSESIIQAILPEKDVDGLSIANAGKLAIGDLKTGLVSCTPAGAMVFVRRTHGEDLSGLNAVVIGRSNLFGKPMAQLLLNANATVTIAHSRTKNLAEVCRNADILVAAVGRPEMVRADWVKPGATVIDVGINRVAAPERGEGKTRLVGDVAFEEVSAVASTITPVPGGVGPMTIAMLMANTVIAAHRAAGQTPPQF, from the coding sequence GTGGCGACAGTAATCGACGGCAAGAACGTAGCTGCATCGGTCATTCAGACGGTCAAGAGTGCGACGGCGGCGCTGGAAAAGAGCAGCGGCGTCACCGCCGGCCTTGCGGTCGTCATCGTCGGCGACGATCCGGCAAGCCACGCCTATGTCGGCTCGAAGGGCCGCATGGCCAAGGAATGCGGCTTCAAATCAGTCCAGCACACGCTGCCGGCCGAGACCAGCCAGGAGGAGCTGGCAGCCCTCGTCGCCACCCTTAACGCCGATCCTTCGATCCACGGCATCCTGGTGCAATTGCCCCTGCCGAAACCGCTCGACAGTGAGTCGATCATCCAGGCGATCCTGCCGGAAAAGGATGTCGATGGCCTCAGTATCGCCAACGCCGGCAAGCTCGCCATCGGCGACCTGAAGACCGGACTGGTTTCCTGCACGCCGGCCGGCGCCATGGTCTTCGTCCGCCGCACCCATGGCGAGGACCTCTCCGGCCTCAACGCCGTCGTCATCGGCCGCTCCAACCTGTTCGGCAAGCCGATGGCGCAATTGCTGCTCAACGCCAATGCGACGGTGACGATCGCCCATTCACGAACCAAGAACCTCGCCGAGGTCTGCCGCAATGCCGATATCCTGGTGGCCGCCGTCGGCCGGCCGGAGATGGTCAGGGCCGATTGGGTCAAGCCGGGTGCGACGGTCATCGACGTCGGCATCAACCGCGTGGCAGCCCCCGAAAGAGGCGAGGGCAAGACCCGGCTCGTCGGCGACGTCGCCTTCGAGGAGGTCTCTGCGGTCGCCAGCACCATCACCCCGGTTCCCGGTGGCGTCGGCCCGATGACCATCGCCATGCTGATGGCCAATACGGTCATCGCCGCCCATCGCGCCGCAGGGCAGACCCCGCCACAGTTCTGA